The following proteins are co-located in the Pararhizobium capsulatum DSM 1112 genome:
- a CDS encoding ABC transporter substrate-binding protein: MNVQRILKAGLASALITLMTTSVYAAESAAVKMVPDTDVAKLPGIALTQTLADGLPASIKESGVLKVATDLTPPISFHADDGKLVGIDADIAAALGVILGLDVQMTDVGAGAAIVPSILSKRFDISISGINDDPELEKQVDVIDYMYDATTIMTIKDNPLGIKSMEDLCGKKVAVPVGTFQGKMVEAASAKCATPIDIMSIPKMPDVLQAVRTGRADATVNGYATSVYTTANQTGNGKGLQALPDIRLAVGYLGMLTAKDNPELRDTVVAALQQMVDSGAYETIMKKWGLGQLAVKTVKVNDAANMPVD; this comes from the coding sequence ATGAACGTCCAGAGAATTTTGAAGGCAGGCCTGGCAAGTGCACTCATCACTCTGATGACCACCTCCGTATATGCGGCCGAAAGTGCCGCCGTAAAAATGGTGCCTGATACCGATGTGGCTAAACTGCCGGGCATTGCGCTCACCCAGACGCTGGCCGATGGCCTGCCGGCCTCGATCAAGGAATCGGGGGTGCTGAAGGTCGCGACCGACCTTACGCCACCGATCAGCTTCCATGCCGACGACGGCAAGCTCGTCGGGATCGATGCGGATATTGCCGCCGCCCTCGGCGTCATCCTTGGCCTCGATGTTCAGATGACCGACGTCGGCGCGGGTGCTGCGATCGTACCCTCGATCCTGTCGAAGCGTTTCGACATATCGATCTCGGGCATCAACGATGATCCCGAACTGGAAAAGCAGGTCGATGTCATCGACTATATGTATGACGCGACCACGATCATGACGATCAAGGACAATCCCCTCGGCATCAAAAGCATGGAAGACCTCTGCGGCAAGAAGGTCGCCGTGCCGGTCGGCACCTTCCAGGGCAAGATGGTCGAGGCCGCGTCCGCGAAATGCGCAACCCCGATCGACATCATGTCCATCCCGAAAATGCCCGACGTTCTTCAGGCCGTTCGCACCGGCCGCGCCGACGCGACCGTCAATGGCTACGCCACCAGCGTCTATACGACGGCCAATCAGACCGGCAACGGCAAGGGCCTGCAGGCGCTTCCGGATATCCGCCTTGCCGTCGGCTATCTCGGCATGCTGACCGCCAAGGACAACCCTGAACTGCGCGACACCGTCGTTGCCGCCCTGCAGCAGATGGTCGATAGCGGCGCCTATGAAACCATCATGAAGAAGTGGGGCCTCGGACAGCTCGCCGTGAAGACCGTCAAGGTCAACGACGCTGCAAACATGCCGGTGGATTGA
- a CDS encoding amino acid ABC transporter permease has translation MSLFAAHPTALSLAPPVARPIRWGQILTGASAILALAFFGMIVAQSQSIQWAEIPHYLIHPSILSGVLLTLELTAGAMVFGIILGCLLALMATSQNVVLKAIAAGFVWWFRGVPLIVQIFFWFNIALFIPQVGMGDYSISINDLVTPAFAGFLALGLHEAANMAEIIRGGLVAVDKGQREAATALGLKPRQTFLTVVLPQAARLIVPPTGNQAIGMLKASAIVSVIGMQDLLTQAQAIYARNFLVIELLFVASIWYLAITTVASIGQHYLEKSLQPKNRSAAGKPKRRA, from the coding sequence ATGTCTCTGTTTGCGGCTCACCCCACTGCCCTCTCCCTTGCACCACCCGTCGCCAGGCCGATCCGGTGGGGCCAGATTTTGACCGGTGCCAGCGCGATCCTCGCGCTGGCTTTCTTCGGCATGATCGTCGCGCAGAGCCAAAGCATTCAATGGGCGGAAATCCCGCATTACCTCATCCATCCGTCCATTTTGAGCGGCGTTCTCCTGACGCTGGAACTGACGGCTGGCGCCATGGTGTTCGGGATTATCCTCGGATGCCTTCTCGCCCTGATGGCAACCTCGCAAAATGTGGTTCTGAAGGCGATTGCGGCAGGCTTTGTCTGGTGGTTTCGCGGCGTGCCGCTGATCGTTCAGATCTTCTTCTGGTTCAACATAGCTCTCTTCATCCCGCAGGTCGGGATGGGAGACTACAGCATCTCGATCAACGACCTCGTGACGCCAGCCTTTGCGGGGTTCCTTGCGCTCGGCCTGCATGAAGCGGCCAACATGGCGGAGATCATACGCGGCGGCCTCGTCGCCGTCGATAAAGGGCAGCGCGAGGCAGCAACGGCACTTGGGCTGAAGCCGAGACAGACCTTCCTCACCGTCGTCCTGCCGCAGGCGGCGCGCCTCATCGTTCCACCGACCGGGAACCAGGCCATCGGCATGCTCAAGGCCAGCGCCATCGTCTCGGTCATCGGCATGCAGGATCTGTTGACCCAGGCGCAGGCGATCTACGCCCGCAACTTCCTGGTCATCGAACTGCTGTTCGTCGCCTCGATTTGGTACCTCGCCATCACCACCGTCGCCTCGATCGGCCAGCATTATCTCGAAAAAAGCCTCCAACCCAAGAACCGCAGCGCAGCAGGAAAACCCAAGCGGCGTGCATAG